The candidate division WOR-3 bacterium genomic interval GATACAATCGCTGAAAGTCAGGTATGGCAGGCAATGGAATTTGTTATCTCGCCGCCTCTATCACCGGAGAATGGCGGTGATTTAATCTCAATGTCTTTGGGCTGGATGATATCTTGGAATCCAAGACAGGCAATCTGGCGAACAAATTGTAACAATGTTGGTGCCGCTGGTATTCCAATGATTGTTGCTGCCGGTAATGAACAATATATTTCACCACCAAATTCTTGTCGTTGTCCTGGTAATGTGCCTTCTCCTTGGCGCCATCCACAAAATGGTGCCCAAGGTGCCCAATCTGATGTGATTTCTATTGGTGCTACTGATTCTTTAGATAATATTGCTTCTTTTTCTTCCCGTGGACCAGTAACCTGGCAGAATGTTCCACCTTTTAATGATTATCCCTATCCACCAGGATTGAAAAAACCCGATGTTTCGGCACCAGGAGTTGATGTTTTGTCTTGCGATTATCAAAATAATAGTGGTTATCGGTTAATGAGTGGAACTTCGATGGCAACACCGCATGTGGCTGGGACAGTTGCCTTAATGCTTTCTAAGAATCCGGAATTGACACCGAGAGAGATTGACTCAATTTTACAAACAACAGCGGTTGATTTAGGTTTACCAGGTAAAGATACTTTATTCGGTGCTGGAAGGATTGATGCCTATAATGCGGTGATGGCAACACCATTGCCGACTGGTGTGAGATATTATCGCCATATAATTGTTGACAACCCACCAAATGGTAATGGTGATGGAATTATTAACCCTGGTGAGGAGATTGAGATGCCTTTATGGGTGATAAATCGTTGCGATTATCAGGTATTAGGTGTTTGGGGAAAACTTGTTTTAGATACAATTGACCCGAATATTACTATCACTGATTCAGTGAAATATTTTGGAAATATTGCTGCTGGTGAATCGGCTTATACCGGTGAAGATGGATATAATTTTCAAGTATCTTCTGCTTGCACTAATGGTTATTCAATAAAATTCAATTTGGAACTAAGAGATACTTTAGATTCCTTATGGATTTCGCCATTAGAGTTAAAAGTAGGCACACCAATTTTAGAACCAAGAGGAGTAATTGCTTGGGATTCGCCACCAGGTGGAAATAATAATGGAAAAGTTGACCCAGGAGAGACTGCTTATGTTGCAGTTGGAATTAAAAATACTGGTTTGGGAAATGGATATAATGTTTATGCTATTTTAAAATCTGGTGATCCAAGATTTATTGTTTTAGATTCTTTTGGTACTTATGGCACAATCTTAGTAGATAGCGTGATATATAACCAAATTGACCGATATAAAGTTTATGCCAGTTCTTCAATACCAAGAGAATTTCCTGTTCCTTGTACATTAATTATTAATTCCGAAAGTTGGACATTTGTAAAATCATTTTATATTGTTGTTGGCGAAGTGACAATTGTTGACCCAATTCCTGATGGTCCAAGAGTTCCAGCAAGATATTGGGCATACGATAATATTGATACTTTCTATGTTGAATGTCCAGAATTTGAATGGGTTGAGATAAGAGACATCGGTGTGCGGTTGCCCATCACTGGGGATGACCAGACAATTCAATTTAATTTACCATTCCCATTTAGATATTATGGAATTCTTTATACTGGTCAATTTTCAATCTGTGGCAATGGTTGGATAACACCGGAATATACTACTTCAACGGTTTATATTAATCAACCATTACCTGACCCAACAACAACAAATCCGAGTGCGATGATATGTGTTAATTGGGATGATTTATATCCACCTTATGGTAATGGTATTTGGTTCTATTATGATACCTTAAATCACCGGATGATTCTAGAATGGGATAGTGTCCATTATTATAATCCAAGAGAGCAATGGGACAAGTTTCAGATAATCATTTATGATACAACAGTGAGGACTTATACTGGTGATAATGAGATAGTTTTCCAATATCTTACTGCCAATAATTATATATCAAATACGGTTGGCATTGAAGACCAGACAAATACGATTGGCATAAATGCTTTATATAATAATACCTATCATCGTGCTTGTGCGCCCATTGTTGCTGGTCGGGCAATAAAAATAACTACTGATACAGTTGCTTATATTGGAATTAAAGAATTTGCTAAGAGATTAGAAAATAAAAAGAAAGAGGTTATTATTGCTAATCCCCAAAAAATATTAAAAATGGTTTTACCTTTCAAAGAAGCCGAGATAACGATTTTTGATATCTTTGGTAGAAAGATAAAAGAGTTTAAGGTAAAAGATAAAGAGTTAGTTTGGGACTTTAAAGATACTAACGGTAGAAAGTTAGGAGCAGGTATTTATACTTTAAGGATAAAAGCAGAGAATAATCAGGTTGTTAAAAAGATAATCCATATCAAATAAGGAGGGCTTATGCGTTACCTTATCTTATTTTTATCTATTACTTTAACCTTTGCTGGCTGGTTAGGAAAAGGGAAATTGGAAGAGCCAGTAAAGGTTAATATTCTTTCCCATACCTATCAAGAAGCGGTTTTGGAAATTTCCATTCCTGGTATTAAAACAGAAGATATTGAAAAAGGCGGAGTTATCTATACAAAACTTTATCTCCTTGGTGAAGAAGGAACAACCGAAGAGGTTGGCAAACCGGAATTACCCAAGATTAGTAGGGTTATTGGTATTCCTGATAATGGCAAAGTAGAAGTTGAAATTCTTGAAAGCCGATACGAGACTTACGAAAATATTCTTGTCTATCCCTTCCAACCACCAACAACTGATGAGAAAGAAAATTGGGAGTTTGTTATTGACAGG includes:
- a CDS encoding S8 family peptidase; the protein is MKKEIIGIFLFLIFSFSYSLISPELSEIIKTAKDNELIPINIILKEQFDSDVLNRMVDGLPKKIRRVEVARILKTFSYEKQANLVSYLKAKENVGKVNGIVQLWIGNIVHCKATKDVILEVEKRDDVWFVDNDLKYCPNLLPKPQKGDITKIKDAITYGVRKIRAPEVWALGYTGQGIVVGLIDTGVNYNHLDLRDHMWEDPNYPYHGWNFEQNNNNPIDNHGHGTHCAGTIASDGTAGTQCGVAPDAQIMALRVRTVADTIAESQVWQAMEFVISPPLSPENGGDLISMSLGWMISWNPRQAIWRTNCNNVGAAGIPMIVAAGNEQYISPPNSCRCPGNVPSPWRHPQNGAQGAQSDVISIGATDSLDNIASFSSRGPVTWQNVPPFNDYPYPPGLKKPDVSAPGVDVLSCDYQNNSGYRLMSGTSMATPHVAGTVALMLSKNPELTPREIDSILQTTAVDLGLPGKDTLFGAGRIDAYNAVMATPLPTGVRYYRHIIVDNPPNGNGDGIINPGEEIEMPLWVINRCDYQVLGVWGKLVLDTIDPNITITDSVKYFGNIAAGESAYTGEDGYNFQVSSACTNGYSIKFNLELRDTLDSLWISPLELKVGTPILEPRGVIAWDSPPGGNNNGKVDPGETAYVAVGIKNTGLGNGYNVYAILKSGDPRFIVLDSFGTYGTILVDSVIYNQIDRYKVYASSSIPREFPVPCTLIINSESWTFVKSFYIVVGEVTIVDPIPDGPRVPARYWAYDNIDTFYVECPEFEWVEIRDIGVRLPITGDDQTIQFNLPFPFRYYGILYTGQFSICGNGWITPEYTTSTVYINQPLPDPTTTNPSAMICVNWDDLYPPYGNGIWFYYDTLNHRMILEWDSVHYYNPREQWDKFQIIIYDTTVRTYTGDNEIVFQYLTANNYISNTVGIEDQTNTIGINALYNNTYHRACAPIVAGRAIKITTDTVAYIGIKEFAKRLENKKKEVIIANPQKILKMVLPFKEAEITIFDIFGRKIKEFKVKDKELVWDFKDTNGRKLGAGIYTLRIKAENNQVVKKIIHIK
- a CDS encoding C25 family peptidase propeptide domain-containing protein gives rise to the protein MRYLILFLSITLTFAGWLGKGKLEEPVKVNILSHTYQEAVLEISIPGIKTEDIEKGGVIYTKLYLLGEEGTTEEVGKPELPKISRVIGIPDNGKVEVEILESRYETYENILVYPFQPPTTDEKENWEFVIDRYFYNTNTSYPENILFSLSYARWRETYLANLIFVPFNYDAVNKRLKVYHY